A stretch of the Paramormyrops kingsleyae isolate MSU_618 chromosome 16, PKINGS_0.4, whole genome shotgun sequence genome encodes the following:
- the LOC111858395 gene encoding speckle-type POZ protein-like A isoform X2: MAKVPTPPPPGEMATGPVAESWCYTQVKVVKFSYMWTINNFSFCREEMGEVLKSSTFSSGPNDKMKWCLRVNPKGLDDESKDYLSLYLLLVSCPKSEVRAKFKFSLLNAKREETKAMESQRAYRFVQGKDWGFKKFIRRDFLLDEANGLLPDDKLTLFCEVSVVQDSVNISGQSNMNMLKVPECQLSDDLGNLWEFSRFTDCSLYVCGQEFKAHKSILAARSPVFNAMFEHEMEESKKNRVDISDIEPDVFKEMMSFIYTGKAPNLEKMADNLLAAADKYALERLKVMCEEALCSSLSVENVADVLILADLHSAEQLKAQAIDFINRQVQRPATAGL; encoded by the exons ATGGCAAAGgtccccacccctcccccgccaGGGGAAATGGCCACCGGGCCCGTGGCTGAGAGCTGGTGCTACACGCAG GTGAAGGTAGTGAAGTTCTCCTACATGTGGACCATAAACAACTTCAGCTTTTGCCGAGAAGAAATGGGGGAGGTGctgaagagttcaaccttctcGTCTGGTCCAAATGACAAGATGAAATG GTGTCTGCGTGTGAACCCCAAAGGGCTCGATGACGAGAGCAAGGACTATTTGTCGCTATACCTGCTGCTCGTCAGCTGTCCGAAAAGCGAAGTAAGGGCGAAGTTCAAGTTCTCTTTGCTCAACGCGAAGAGAGAGGAAACTAAAGCCATGG AAAGCCAAAGAGCATACCGGTTTGTTCAAGGGAAGGACTGGGGATTCAAGAAGTTCATTAGGAGAGATTTTTTGCTTGACGAAGCAAACGGCCTCCTACCCGATGACAAACTCACGCTGTTCTGTGAG GTGAGTGTAGTCCAGGACTCCGTGAACATCTCCGGCCAGTCCAACATGAACATGCTGAAGGTTCCGGAGTGCCAGCTGTCGGACGACCTCGGGAACCTTTGGGAATTCTCCCGTTTCACCGACTGCAGCCTTTACGTATGCGGGCAGGAGTTCAAGGCTCACAAATCCATATTAGCAG CGAGATCGCCTGTTTTTAATGCCATGTTCGAGCACGAAATGGAGGAAAGTAAAAAA AACCGCGTAGATATAAGCGACATTGAGCCTGATGTTTTCAAAGAGATGATGAGCTTCATTTACACAGGGAAAGCACCGAATCTGGAGAAAATGGCTGACAACTTGTTGGCTGCAGCAGACAAG TACGCTCTGGAGAGGTTAAAGGTCATGTGTGAGGAAGCGCTGTGCAGCAGTCTCTCCGTGGAGAATGTGGCCGATGTCCTCATCCTCGCAGACCTGCACAGCGCAGAGCAGCTGAAGGCACAAGCCATAGATTTCATTAACAGGCAG GTGCAGCGTCCTGCGACAGCTGGGCTGTAA
- the LOC111858395 gene encoding speckle-type POZ protein-like A isoform X1, with amino-acid sequence MAKVPTPPPPGEMATGPVAESWCYTQVKVVKFSYMWTINNFSFCREEMGEVLKSSTFSSGPNDKMKWCLRVNPKGLDDESKDYLSLYLLLVSCPKSEVRAKFKFSLLNAKREETKAMESQRAYRFVQGKDWGFKKFIRRDFLLDEANGLLPDDKLTLFCEVSVVQDSVNISGQSNMNMLKVPECQLSDDLGNLWEFSRFTDCSLYVCGQEFKAHKSILAARSPVFNAMFEHEMEESKKNRVDISDIEPDVFKEMMSFIYTGKAPNLEKMADNLLAAADKYALERLKVMCEEALCSSLSVENVADVLILADLHSAEQLKAQAIDFINRCSVLRQLGCKDGKNWNSNHTTDIMETAGWKSMIQSHPHLVAEAFRALASAQCPPFSLPRKRLKQS; translated from the exons ATGGCAAAGgtccccacccctcccccgccaGGGGAAATGGCCACCGGGCCCGTGGCTGAGAGCTGGTGCTACACGCAG GTGAAGGTAGTGAAGTTCTCCTACATGTGGACCATAAACAACTTCAGCTTTTGCCGAGAAGAAATGGGGGAGGTGctgaagagttcaaccttctcGTCTGGTCCAAATGACAAGATGAAATG GTGTCTGCGTGTGAACCCCAAAGGGCTCGATGACGAGAGCAAGGACTATTTGTCGCTATACCTGCTGCTCGTCAGCTGTCCGAAAAGCGAAGTAAGGGCGAAGTTCAAGTTCTCTTTGCTCAACGCGAAGAGAGAGGAAACTAAAGCCATGG AAAGCCAAAGAGCATACCGGTTTGTTCAAGGGAAGGACTGGGGATTCAAGAAGTTCATTAGGAGAGATTTTTTGCTTGACGAAGCAAACGGCCTCCTACCCGATGACAAACTCACGCTGTTCTGTGAG GTGAGTGTAGTCCAGGACTCCGTGAACATCTCCGGCCAGTCCAACATGAACATGCTGAAGGTTCCGGAGTGCCAGCTGTCGGACGACCTCGGGAACCTTTGGGAATTCTCCCGTTTCACCGACTGCAGCCTTTACGTATGCGGGCAGGAGTTCAAGGCTCACAAATCCATATTAGCAG CGAGATCGCCTGTTTTTAATGCCATGTTCGAGCACGAAATGGAGGAAAGTAAAAAA AACCGCGTAGATATAAGCGACATTGAGCCTGATGTTTTCAAAGAGATGATGAGCTTCATTTACACAGGGAAAGCACCGAATCTGGAGAAAATGGCTGACAACTTGTTGGCTGCAGCAGACAAG TACGCTCTGGAGAGGTTAAAGGTCATGTGTGAGGAAGCGCTGTGCAGCAGTCTCTCCGTGGAGAATGTGGCCGATGTCCTCATCCTCGCAGACCTGCACAGCGCAGAGCAGCTGAAGGCACAAGCCATAGATTTCATTAACAG GTGCAGCGTCCTGCGACAGCTGGGCTGTAAAGATGGAAAAAACTGGAATAGCAA TCATACGACGGACATAATGGAGACGGCCGGCTGGAAGTCAATGATCCAGTCGCACCCTCACCTGGTGGCCGAAGCCTTCCGCGCACTGGCCTCTGCGCAGTGTCCTCCTTTCAGTCTGCCCCGCAAGAGGCTGAAACAGTCTTGa